Proteins found in one Alteromonas macleodii genomic segment:
- a CDS encoding substrate-binding domain-containing protein, whose product MNKNKVRLVDVATKAGVSKSTASQFLNGRFDFMSLDTRLRLQKAVEELNYVPNNIARSLKTNKTRTLGVIVRDIASYYTSQAIRGMDDYCKKHGYDLFIYNSDFDPATEKSALTTLCQLNVDGVIIASCGNNAKLIEDISNNTVPVVQFQLEHDDCDTGIVVADYKRSSFEATEYLIELGHKNICFVTQQFETVKSRHEKYQGFVDAHNKHNLPVKEELILHWSRTKGLAASPVELLKSELAPTAFFTQQIAITVDVLKALEQANINIPGDVSLLGFEEIPMAEFFRVPVTVVRQQPYEIGSEAASMLLNKIKSGKAFNTRTLVPCELVLRESCSTAKSTIQL is encoded by the coding sequence ATGAATAAAAACAAAGTAAGACTCGTAGACGTTGCGACAAAAGCAGGCGTTTCAAAAAGTACCGCATCTCAATTTTTAAACGGTCGCTTCGATTTCATGTCGTTAGATACCCGCCTTCGTTTGCAAAAAGCAGTCGAGGAATTAAATTATGTACCTAACAATATTGCGCGTAGTTTAAAAACCAATAAAACCCGAACACTGGGCGTGATTGTTCGCGATATCGCAAGTTATTACACAAGCCAAGCGATACGAGGAATGGACGATTACTGCAAAAAGCATGGCTACGATCTGTTTATTTATAACTCTGACTTCGATCCAGCTACAGAGAAAAGTGCGCTAACGACACTATGCCAGCTTAATGTCGATGGCGTTATTATTGCGTCCTGTGGTAACAATGCGAAGCTAATCGAAGATATTTCCAACAATACTGTTCCTGTAGTTCAGTTTCAGCTTGAGCATGATGATTGCGATACGGGTATTGTTGTTGCTGATTACAAACGATCATCGTTCGAGGCTACCGAGTATCTTATCGAACTAGGCCATAAGAATATTTGCTTTGTCACTCAACAGTTTGAAACAGTAAAGTCTCGCCATGAGAAATATCAGGGCTTCGTGGACGCTCACAACAAACACAACCTACCGGTTAAAGAAGAGCTAATCCTCCATTGGAGCAGAACTAAAGGGCTAGCCGCATCGCCGGTAGAGCTTCTTAAATCCGAATTAGCCCCTACCGCTTTTTTCACTCAACAAATTGCCATTACCGTTGATGTGTTAAAGGCGCTAGAACAAGCAAACATTAATATTCCAGGCGACGTCTCTTTATTAGGTTTTGAAGAAATACCTATGGCAGAATTTTTCAGAGTTCCGGTAACCGTGGTAAGACAGCAACCGTATGAAATAGGCAGTGAAGCAGCGAGTATGCTATTGAACAAGATAAAAAGCGGAAAGGCCTTTAACACCCGTACCCTAGTTCCCTGTGAACTCGTACTGAGAGAATCTTGCTCTACAGCAAAAAGCACAATACAGCTTTAA
- a CDS encoding alginate lyase family protein, whose translation MNIKKFSLTMLAVGISLSSFASEAKGHPNLILTEPGVERMRENLGEVPLFDKSLATVKQEVDAEIAMGIDTPIPKDFSGGYTHQRHKQNFFIAQKAGVLYQVLEDEKYAKYIRDMLFQYEAMYKDLPLHPQERSYSRGKLFWQCLNDSNWLVYMSQAYDAIYDYLSADERKTLEDNLFRPFADFISLENPQFFNRVHNHSTWGIAAVGMIGLVMNDEELIQRALYGIEDDGLEVGGKDNDGGTIKVEGQRKGFFANLEEPFSPDGYYTEGPYYQRYAMYPFLILALAMENNRPDLKVLQHKDNVLLKGIDALLNLSDADGEFFPLNDAQKGMSYKKASLVTAVDLAYFYGEKDPRLLSVVEKQGQVLLQESGLEAAIDIRDGKAVPFVKSSVNLSDGPNGDQGGVGILRYGNEDLTLVFKYAAQGLSHGHYDKLSFSLYEKGEEVLQDYGLARFVNIGQKGGGNYLKENTTWAKTTIAHNTLSINGTKHFDGEYDVASQHHSELFTFNAEDDNVKVVSATEENAYPGTLMHRTMAVIKDENFEKPFVLDILRVDSDKKNQYDLPFYYMGQIIDKNFTHESPTTLSPFGEDNGYQHLFVEGKGNASEGNTKFQWLQHGKYYTLTTVTNAEDEVYLTRIGANDPDFNLRRDAAITLRRNDTQDTLFVSVVEPHGSYSPVSESSINSRSSIKNLEVVLDSDAYTGVRITDVKGGTQLFIIANSSNNNSAKHKVDINGESFSWVGPYFYK comes from the coding sequence ATGAACATCAAAAAATTTAGCCTTACCATGCTAGCTGTTGGTATCAGCCTGTCGTCTTTTGCTAGCGAAGCAAAAGGTCATCCTAACCTTATTCTTACCGAGCCTGGCGTAGAAAGAATGAGAGAAAACTTGGGTGAAGTTCCTCTGTTTGATAAAAGTTTGGCAACCGTTAAGCAAGAAGTAGATGCCGAAATTGCAATGGGTATCGATACGCCTATTCCAAAGGATTTCTCAGGTGGTTATACCCACCAGCGCCATAAACAAAACTTCTTTATTGCGCAAAAAGCTGGCGTTCTTTATCAAGTGTTAGAAGATGAAAAGTACGCCAAATATATTCGTGACATGTTGTTTCAATATGAAGCCATGTACAAAGACTTACCCCTTCACCCGCAAGAGCGCTCATATTCGCGGGGTAAATTATTCTGGCAATGCCTAAACGACAGCAATTGGCTGGTTTACATGAGCCAAGCCTATGATGCCATCTATGATTATCTTTCTGCTGATGAACGCAAAACACTTGAGGACAATTTATTCCGTCCGTTTGCCGATTTCATTTCATTAGAAAACCCACAATTTTTTAACCGCGTACATAACCACAGTACTTGGGGCATTGCTGCTGTAGGCATGATTGGTCTGGTTATGAACGATGAAGAGCTTATTCAACGCGCGCTTTATGGTATTGAAGACGATGGCTTAGAAGTAGGTGGTAAAGACAACGATGGCGGCACGATTAAAGTAGAAGGTCAGCGTAAGGGCTTTTTCGCTAATTTAGAAGAGCCTTTTTCTCCTGATGGCTACTATACCGAAGGCCCGTACTATCAGCGCTATGCAATGTATCCTTTTCTAATACTTGCGCTGGCAATGGAGAACAATCGTCCAGACTTAAAAGTGCTACAGCACAAAGACAATGTGTTGTTAAAAGGTATCGATGCGCTTCTTAATTTGTCTGACGCAGATGGCGAATTCTTCCCGCTTAACGATGCACAAAAAGGCATGTCTTATAAAAAAGCCTCTTTAGTTACCGCTGTGGATCTCGCGTACTTTTACGGAGAGAAAGATCCCCGCTTGTTAAGCGTGGTAGAAAAGCAAGGACAAGTACTTCTTCAAGAGTCGGGGCTTGAAGCCGCTATTGATATTCGAGATGGCAAAGCGGTTCCTTTTGTAAAGTCTTCCGTAAATTTAAGTGATGGCCCTAACGGTGACCAAGGCGGTGTAGGTATTTTGCGTTATGGCAATGAAGATCTAACCCTGGTGTTTAAATATGCCGCGCAGGGTCTGAGTCACGGTCATTACGATAAGTTATCGTTCTCCTTATACGAAAAAGGCGAGGAAGTTCTGCAAGATTATGGCCTAGCTCGCTTTGTAAATATCGGTCAAAAAGGCGGTGGTAACTATCTAAAAGAAAATACCACGTGGGCTAAGACAACCATTGCACATAATACTTTATCAATAAATGGCACAAAGCATTTTGATGGTGAGTACGACGTTGCCAGCCAGCATCACTCAGAACTTTTCACTTTTAACGCAGAAGATGACAACGTAAAAGTGGTTAGTGCAACAGAAGAAAATGCCTACCCGGGCACGTTAATGCACCGCACCATGGCGGTAATCAAAGACGAAAACTTCGAAAAGCCGTTTGTACTAGACATTTTACGCGTTGATTCTGATAAGAAAAATCAATACGACCTGCCCTTCTATTACATGGGGCAGATAATTGATAAGAACTTTACTCACGAGTCACCTACCACGTTATCACCATTTGGTGAAGACAATGGCTATCAACATTTATTTGTAGAGGGCAAGGGTAACGCGAGTGAAGGTAACACTAAGTTCCAGTGGCTTCAGCATGGCAAGTATTATACGCTGACTACGGTTACCAACGCTGAAGACGAGGTGTATTTGACTCGCATTGGCGCGAACGATCCAGACTTCAATCTACGTCGCGACGCTGCTATTACGCTTAGACGAAATGACACTCAAGATACTTTGTTTGTTTCTGTCGTAGAACCTCATGGTTCATACAGCCCAGTGAGTGAATCGTCGATTAACTCAAGAAGCAGTATCAAAAACCTTGAGGTCGTTTTAGATAGCGACGCGTATACTGGTGTGCGTATTACCGACGTAAAGGGCGGTACACAGCTTTTTATTATTGCTAACAGCAGTAATAACAACAGTGCAAAACACAAAGTTGACATTAACGGTGAGAGCTTTAGCTGGGTTGGCCCTTACTTTTATAAGTAA
- a CDS encoding SDR family NAD(P)-dependent oxidoreductase, producing the protein MNSLSGKKALVTGGASGIGGAISSELAAQGATVIVHYYRSEDAVKELQKEVLESGVGEIIPVQADLTNEEAVNEFAKTILSLTSSLDILVNNTGDLVERHTLDDIDNAFWEKVMAVNVTSTMMVSRVLLPLLKSADDGASIVNLSSLAGRKGGHGGSLAYSTSKGAVLTFTRSLAAELAGEGIRVNAVTPGLILGTRFHSTHTTDESANKTISEIPLKRAGNPRDVARAVAYLASEYNGFITGATLDINGGVYMA; encoded by the coding sequence GTGAATTCATTGTCTGGAAAAAAAGCCCTAGTCACTGGCGGTGCAAGTGGTATTGGGGGAGCAATCTCTTCTGAACTAGCGGCGCAAGGCGCAACTGTTATTGTTCACTATTACCGTTCTGAAGATGCGGTAAAAGAGCTACAAAAAGAAGTTTTGGAATCGGGTGTGGGAGAAATAATCCCTGTCCAAGCCGATTTAACGAACGAAGAAGCTGTGAATGAGTTTGCTAAAACGATCCTCTCTTTAACGTCTTCTTTGGATATTTTAGTGAATAACACCGGAGATCTTGTAGAACGCCATACGCTAGACGATATAGACAATGCGTTCTGGGAAAAGGTCATGGCGGTGAATGTCACCTCAACCATGATGGTTAGTCGTGTACTCCTTCCCCTTTTGAAATCGGCAGACGATGGGGCTTCGATAGTGAATTTGTCTTCTTTAGCGGGAAGAAAGGGAGGCCATGGAGGCTCGCTTGCGTATTCAACGTCGAAAGGAGCGGTACTCACCTTCACTCGTTCACTAGCGGCTGAACTTGCAGGCGAAGGTATTCGAGTTAATGCGGTTACACCTGGTCTTATATTAGGGACGCGCTTTCATTCAACTCACACCACCGATGAATCAGCGAACAAAACCATTAGCGAAATACCGTTGAAGCGTGCGGGAAATCCCCGAGATGTAGCTCGCGCAGTGGCCTATTTAGCATCGGAATACAACGGGTTTATAACAGGCGCCACCTTGGACATTAACGGTGGCGTATACATGGCGTAA
- a CDS encoding TonB-dependent receptor — MNNKLSKLTIAILSASSVGFASQGLAQENQELEQADDVEVIEVRGIASSIAESARLKRYDSRIVDAIVAEDIGKLPDNNIAEALQRITGVSISREFGVGESVTIRGISQNRVELNGRSTSGSGRGGISLDDFPSSFLKTVEVVKSPTPEMIEGALGGTINMTTVRPLELNEPLVAFTLDGEYADKAENWAPIFSGAAGTNWDLGDAGTFGASVVMSYQDRTLRRDEFFNLVTPTELDLDGDGTSDQANTPSGNYLVRSQNTVEQKTEQRERTAYGLSLQWAPKDTDAFVYLDINTTELDGGQEAYSVLNDSKDYSDLILDNAYGDAEGQLNDFGSGSVFVQPKTWADFTTNETSSNALGGEWFVTDKLKISGEIAYTKSESLRTNSEFNLRPISRAQYEEDGTVTEHLFTLTMTGDGSQVPGIAFSDPDALLNPDNLAIRQFTHQRYYEENEETAVRFDVEYLEPIPSFSFLTKIKAGVRATDRDYELDRYDLRTNGSELKNLQTSVTYDGVLRPTWVDEFNESFGGFKEVNHSNSFDQSGISGNNALTHYYVYDGAALAYDIDGTYARVQQMLEGSNYELVGSLDDNMVRNTGSYAQINEETQALYTQFHLDFDKLTAVVGARYVKTDLVSNTFDQSGEYDYSDFLPSLNATYSLTDETILRFAAAKVMRRPEFGELSPALNVDNSLVTGTQGSYQLDPYRVTQYDFSAEHYFGDGGMVSAAIFYKDVKSFTKDVKSFTVASSSCQADPNTIEGQNVTEYVNVCLLDTAGVSQADVNYVTGDQDLAYVEAQRDAGLTGIVIDTDVNGGSGEVTGIELAYQQQFSFLPGMWSGLGISTNYTYADSEQPDGNPLLDISNNTFNGQIYWEHAGFQVRLAYNWRDKYLDSQDEKRVRPVGALATGIYNRTNPDEPFFDPTLGNNYREARGQFDFSASYDINENITLVANAVNLTAEPITQVTELGSIWQYSEADRRFTFGVRGRW; from the coding sequence ATGAATAATAAATTATCTAAACTCACTATTGCCATTCTATCTGCCTCTAGCGTGGGCTTTGCATCACAGGGGCTTGCTCAAGAAAATCAAGAGCTTGAACAAGCCGATGACGTTGAAGTTATAGAAGTACGAGGCATTGCCAGTAGTATTGCCGAGTCAGCCCGTCTTAAACGATACGACTCTCGCATTGTAGACGCCATTGTTGCCGAGGATATCGGAAAACTACCAGACAACAACATAGCCGAAGCACTGCAACGTATCACTGGTGTTTCTATTAGTCGAGAATTCGGTGTGGGCGAGTCTGTCACCATACGAGGCATCTCACAAAACAGAGTGGAACTAAACGGCCGTTCAACTTCAGGCAGCGGTCGAGGTGGTATTAGTTTAGATGATTTTCCGTCGAGTTTTCTGAAAACCGTTGAAGTGGTGAAGTCCCCTACTCCAGAGATGATTGAGGGTGCGTTAGGTGGAACCATAAACATGACTACGGTCAGACCGCTAGAGCTTAATGAACCTCTTGTGGCTTTCACCCTCGATGGAGAGTACGCCGACAAAGCGGAAAACTGGGCACCTATATTCTCTGGTGCTGCTGGCACCAATTGGGATTTAGGTGATGCAGGTACCTTTGGCGCTTCCGTGGTTATGTCATATCAGGACCGTACTTTAAGAAGGGACGAATTTTTCAACCTTGTAACGCCTACCGAACTGGATCTAGATGGCGACGGTACAAGTGATCAAGCGAATACTCCTAGCGGAAATTACCTTGTACGCAGCCAAAATACTGTAGAGCAAAAAACGGAGCAGCGAGAGCGAACCGCTTACGGCCTTTCGTTGCAGTGGGCGCCTAAAGATACCGATGCATTTGTTTATTTAGACATTAACACCACCGAGCTTGATGGTGGGCAGGAAGCCTATTCTGTACTTAACGATAGTAAGGACTATAGCGACCTGATCCTTGATAACGCTTATGGTGATGCGGAAGGACAACTCAATGACTTTGGTTCAGGTAGTGTATTTGTCCAACCTAAAACTTGGGCTGACTTTACTACCAATGAGACTTCTTCTAACGCACTTGGCGGGGAATGGTTTGTTACGGATAAGCTTAAAATATCAGGTGAAATTGCTTATACAAAATCTGAAAGTTTGCGAACGAATTCAGAATTTAACCTACGTCCAATATCTAGAGCGCAATACGAGGAAGACGGTACCGTTACAGAGCACCTGTTTACCCTGACAATGACAGGTGATGGCTCGCAAGTGCCTGGCATCGCTTTTTCAGATCCTGACGCGTTATTAAACCCAGATAACCTTGCTATAAGACAGTTCACACACCAACGCTACTACGAAGAAAACGAGGAAACCGCCGTCCGCTTTGACGTAGAGTACCTTGAGCCCATTCCAAGTTTTAGCTTTTTAACCAAAATAAAAGCCGGTGTGCGCGCAACAGACAGAGATTATGAGCTAGACCGATACGACCTGCGAACCAATGGTAGTGAACTGAAAAACCTACAAACTAGTGTTACATACGATGGTGTACTTCGACCAACTTGGGTAGATGAATTTAATGAATCATTTGGCGGCTTTAAAGAAGTTAACCATAGTAATTCGTTCGATCAATCCGGTATTTCGGGTAACAATGCTCTTACCCATTACTACGTGTACGATGGTGCAGCGCTTGCCTATGATATAGACGGCACCTATGCCCGTGTACAACAAATGCTTGAGGGGAGTAACTATGAACTCGTCGGCAGTCTTGACGATAACATGGTTCGCAACACTGGCTCTTACGCACAAATTAACGAAGAAACGCAAGCGCTGTATACACAGTTTCATTTAGATTTCGACAAACTGACAGCGGTAGTGGGTGCAAGGTATGTCAAAACAGACCTCGTTTCGAATACGTTTGATCAAAGTGGCGAGTACGATTATTCAGACTTTCTGCCAAGCTTAAATGCCACGTATTCACTAACAGATGAAACTATTCTTCGCTTTGCGGCCGCAAAAGTGATGAGGCGACCTGAATTTGGCGAGTTAAGTCCAGCGCTTAATGTCGACAACTCATTAGTAACAGGTACGCAAGGCTCTTATCAGTTAGACCCCTATCGCGTTACTCAATATGATTTTTCAGCGGAACACTACTTTGGTGACGGCGGTATGGTGTCTGCGGCTATCTTTTACAAAGATGTTAAATCCTTCACCAAAGATGTTAAATCCTTCACCGTTGCTAGCAGTTCATGTCAAGCAGACCCGAACACGATAGAAGGGCAAAACGTCACTGAGTATGTAAACGTATGCTTGCTTGATACCGCGGGTGTTAGCCAAGCCGATGTGAACTACGTAACGGGCGACCAAGACCTTGCCTATGTTGAAGCTCAGCGTGATGCAGGACTAACAGGTATTGTTATAGATACTGACGTAAACGGCGGAAGTGGTGAAGTTACAGGTATCGAACTTGCCTACCAGCAACAGTTCAGCTTTTTACCTGGTATGTGGTCTGGGCTTGGCATAAGCACCAACTACACTTACGCAGATAGCGAACAGCCCGACGGTAACCCTTTGTTAGATATTTCTAACAATACATTCAATGGGCAAATTTATTGGGAACACGCCGGCTTCCAAGTTCGTCTTGCTTACAACTGGCGTGACAAATATCTAGACTCTCAGGATGAAAAACGCGTTCGTCCAGTTGGCGCATTAGCCACAGGTATTTACAACAGAACTAACCCTGACGAACCTTTCTTCGATCCGACATTGGGCAATAATTACCGTGAAGCTAGAGGTCAATTCGACTTCTCAGCGAGCTACGACATAAACGAAAACATAACGTTAGTCGCCAATGCGGTGAACTTAACAGCAGAACCCATTACTCAAGTAACAGAGCTGGGCAGTATTTGGCAGTACAGTGAAGCAGACCGTCGTTTCACATTCGGAGTAAGAGGCCGCTGGTAA
- a CDS encoding polysaccharide lyase family 7 protein, with protein sequence MKIRTPLVAANILITFTIVGCNGNALSEDKGGSDRVPGDKFDLSGWNIMLPVDEDGDGAADRVNNDALKHYQHDTFFYLDNNDNMVFVAPNKGFTSPTSTNTRSELRQIYTSENGQVPSYESPSNYFALTSTPNSENFAAIGGRMQATLKVNHVSLNAKYADKPPAYSVVVGQIHAAKLNDEKSEDAGFGWGNEPLKIYYKKYPNHETGTVFWNYERNLPESHPERIDIAYPVWGDGWNDDTDPGSEGIALGESFSYEINVYGDTMYLTFSAANHPTVKHQINLADNVDAKGSVDKHDDPIGYKNDWLFFKVGAYNQCSTKDAPTFRYPACPGTGNWELDKKAGNYTSVSFSSLQLGDAVAPK encoded by the coding sequence ATGAAAATAAGAACGCCATTGGTTGCGGCTAACATACTTATTACTTTCACTATTGTGGGCTGCAATGGCAACGCACTATCTGAAGACAAAGGGGGTTCCGACCGAGTACCCGGTGATAAATTCGATTTGAGTGGTTGGAATATTATGCTTCCCGTTGATGAAGACGGTGATGGTGCTGCAGATCGAGTTAACAATGACGCACTCAAACATTATCAGCACGATACATTCTTCTACTTAGATAACAATGACAATATGGTATTTGTGGCCCCTAACAAAGGCTTCACGTCACCCACTTCAACAAACACACGTAGTGAACTTAGACAAATTTATACCAGCGAAAATGGGCAAGTTCCAAGTTATGAAAGCCCTAGTAATTACTTCGCGTTAACCTCCACACCGAATAGTGAAAACTTTGCTGCTATAGGCGGGCGAATGCAAGCCACACTAAAAGTTAATCACGTGTCGTTAAACGCAAAGTATGCCGATAAACCACCCGCCTATTCCGTGGTAGTGGGCCAGATCCATGCTGCAAAATTAAATGATGAAAAATCGGAAGACGCTGGCTTTGGTTGGGGTAATGAGCCTCTAAAAATTTACTACAAAAAGTACCCTAACCACGAAACAGGAACCGTTTTCTGGAATTACGAGAGGAATCTTCCTGAGAGCCATCCAGAGCGTATTGATATTGCTTATCCGGTATGGGGAGATGGATGGAACGATGACACTGACCCTGGCAGCGAAGGCATAGCCTTAGGTGAATCGTTTAGCTATGAGATTAATGTTTATGGCGATACCATGTACCTTACGTTTTCAGCTGCAAATCACCCCACAGTGAAACACCAAATAAACTTGGCAGATAACGTAGATGCTAAAGGAAGTGTTGATAAGCACGACGACCCTATTGGATACAAAAACGACTGGTTGTTTTTCAAAGTTGGGGCGTATAACCAATGCAGCACAAAGGATGCGCCAACGTTTCGCTACCCTGCATGCCCCGGCACAGGAAATTGGGAGCTAGATAAAAAAGCAGGTAACTATACCAGTGTTTCATTTTCTTCTTTACAATTAGGCGACGCGGTAGCGCCTAAGTAA
- a CDS encoding AEC family transporter, with product MLSFITSTLIPVLILLLMGWLFFRIRWLNEGFIEAGSKLVFNVALPALLFLSIARADFSKAANLSLMSVGVIGTLIVFAALMVISHLTVHPYKARGVVVQGGFRANMGIIGLAYCANTYGQEGLAVASVYMGCITILFNVLSVFVLNFYQGTSRSLMGQVTGMAKNPLILSIAAALPFSYFEWQLPDTLVKTGEYFAQLTLPLALICTGASLQFRSFSSDWFNIVLSTTSKCVVYPFVLVVLAYALGFKGMELGIVLLLAISPTAAASYVMVRNLGGDYRLAASIIAVSTLVSLPITALAFGILSKLQLV from the coding sequence ATGCTTAGCTTTATTACCAGTACGCTTATTCCTGTATTGATCCTTCTTTTGATGGGATGGCTTTTCTTTCGTATTAGGTGGCTGAATGAAGGCTTTATAGAGGCTGGGTCAAAGCTGGTATTTAACGTTGCGCTTCCTGCTCTACTGTTCTTATCAATCGCCAGAGCTGACTTTTCCAAAGCCGCAAATCTATCCCTTATGAGCGTGGGAGTGATAGGAACACTTATCGTATTTGCAGCGCTTATGGTTATTTCACATTTGACAGTACATCCGTATAAAGCCAGAGGTGTAGTTGTTCAGGGCGGCTTTCGAGCCAATATGGGTATTATCGGCTTAGCCTATTGCGCTAACACCTATGGGCAAGAGGGCCTAGCTGTAGCGTCTGTCTACATGGGGTGTATTACCATCTTATTTAATGTACTTTCAGTTTTTGTTCTTAACTTTTACCAAGGTACTTCGCGCTCCTTAATGGGCCAAGTTACCGGCATGGCGAAAAACCCGTTGATCTTATCAATTGCCGCAGCCCTGCCCTTTTCATACTTTGAATGGCAACTTCCAGATACCCTAGTGAAAACAGGGGAATACTTCGCACAGCTTACCCTGCCTCTTGCCCTTATATGCACAGGCGCCTCACTACAGTTCCGCTCTTTTTCCAGTGACTGGTTTAATATTGTACTTAGCACTACCAGTAAATGCGTAGTCTATCCCTTTGTATTGGTTGTTCTTGCCTATGCACTTGGCTTTAAAGGAATGGAACTAGGCATTGTTCTCCTCTTAGCTATCTCACCTACTGCTGCAGCAAGCTATGTAATGGTTAGAAACTTAGGCGGGGATTATCGCTTAGCGGCAAGCATAATCGCAGTAAGCACATTGGTGTCTTTACCTATTACCGCCCTGGCTTTTGGAATACTTAGCAAATTGCAGCTTGTGTGA